The following proteins come from a genomic window of Myroides odoratus DSM 2801:
- a CDS encoding MBG domain-containing protein, which translates to MTKKLLLKFFLIFLFLSAQLTKGQNYTPLVITSGFNEDVIAEDSPASTYTTSAVDATSSGANNAFMSTNYPNATVGLPANGLITSIATGTPGLTFQLAPYNQNNSLKINANNGTGTLAVQTTDKLIKLYLLATSGSSSSTFTGTITFTDATTQTFTSQSVPDWYDQGTPAITIRGIGRVPRTGTQNPDNNTTNPKLFQVAIDISSDNQNKIIQQVALTKTSSTSGFLHIFALSGEITPTCFKPENLGIQNLTATSVDLTWTSAGNTFDIKWGQRGFNVATAGTLVTGFANGGTLSGLTADMDYDYYVRRDCGAVDGVSAWAGPFQFRTGYCIPIGAQNNADEIRNFKLSNLNNNSNASEGTDGYKDYSGTVEPAILEIGEAYIASLTSGTGTGNHGAAIWIDYNNNLVFEANEKVSVIASTIASSTTANFPSFTVPATVQPGIYRLRVQYHYLKGGADLDPCRLTSQFGETEDYAVQIIPPPTCFPPLNIKVKRITKNSAQVVWDAPILGTPPALGYKIEVRTSGRPGDATGLVRTLTTTNLSETLTGLNSETEYLIYVQSLCAATDESTWSRISFTTLCEHPDYELTTSTTDLSFCGSSEVTLTVDTQGIVNWYNSETSTTPIHTGNTYTTTVAATSSFWYEVVSEETTTTIPTGPLNAEAVSTSSGNWGSEYDVYFTVLKATTLRSIDIYPTTAGQTGSMTFKQRGATGSATVGTINYTTVGEGRTEKQVVPINIQLVPGTYAITTSLPSSGLMRNTSGASYPYSSEIASITGNGFLSSYYMGYYNWLFETPCKSLREEVVVTVIEPQIITSAVVDPTATGGSTLHIASTAELFTIEYGLTGFERGEGTSVSDIEHPYVFQSLRAHTTYDVYVQALPCGIWYGPVTFTTEGATDTQVITATDVVKNYGDEAFTPGESDSGLPLSYTIENESIAVVENGELVIKGAGTTRVTVSQEGDSQYLPAEDVIFTLTVNKAMLTVTADSDQQKEYGETDPTLTYTVEGFKYADDQDVLLNGLSRNPGENLGIYPITQGNLQGGPNYTITFVEATFEITKATLTVSADALTKLYGDADPVLTYTVAGARFNDDQIVAGQLARETGENVGTYTINQGGLHVINPNYVLVYEENQFRIDPAILTINPTAGLFKTYGAVDPVLTFIATGFKFNDTQETTLNGVIERVAGENVGLYAYEQGSLSSALGNYTFVILNESKFEIKPAPITVHVNENQQKTFGQADPLLTYTIEGLQRGEQQSQVMSGRLARQVGEAIGLYPIEQGTLAPRNNYNIETFVSADFEIVSGTITGLSLPSRTVGYDGTAKSLEVQGNIPEDAVITYTNNNQVQVGVYNVTARVDFGPNYDLLTLQAVLTIVKADQVIDFEPPVTVLLEDTPTLQLVATASSSLPVSFSIDYVEDREIATVTESGLITFLRPGFVTVTARQAGNENYNAAAAVSRTIEVVSKNTDILNLIVDGVSYGRVEKEVLVTIGCESQQKSVLIEVETTEGTIVTPGKNIVVEVPEYGQYEQMIKVQSAYGTSETYKVIIDKRIPTDKIVYQKYNNVLLVNNNKQTNTGYVFTAYQWFKNGEGIGTGQSYSAGNNYGDVLEVGATYHVELTLQNGKKITSCPIYIEAPTSSELAVYPNPVKRNQRLHVQFDQTIQETSSYVIYDLKGQMIQRGELQRGNSSIDLPATVASGSYFLVLKTDNGQQNVQFIVRE; encoded by the coding sequence ATGACTAAAAAACTACTTTTAAAATTCTTTTTGATCTTCCTCTTTTTATCGGCACAGCTAACTAAAGGACAAAACTATACTCCCTTAGTTATAACTTCCGGTTTTAATGAAGATGTTATTGCAGAGGATTCGCCTGCATCTACCTATACCACCTCGGCCGTTGATGCAACAAGTTCTGGTGCAAATAATGCTTTTATGAGTACGAATTACCCCAATGCAACAGTAGGACTTCCTGCGAATGGGTTAATTACTTCTATTGCAACAGGCACACCTGGATTGACCTTTCAACTAGCGCCATATAATCAAAATAACAGTTTAAAGATTAATGCAAATAATGGCACAGGTACCTTAGCGGTTCAAACAACAGATAAGTTAATTAAACTATATTTATTAGCTACTTCTGGAAGTTCGTCGTCAACGTTTACTGGAACCATTACTTTTACAGATGCAACAACGCAAACATTTACTTCTCAGTCTGTTCCAGATTGGTACGACCAAGGTACACCAGCAATTACGATTCGAGGAATTGGAAGAGTGCCTCGTACTGGAACTCAAAACCCAGATAACAATACGACTAATCCAAAACTATTTCAAGTAGCTATTGATATTAGTTCAGATAATCAAAATAAGATTATCCAACAAGTTGCGCTTACTAAAACCAGTTCAACTAGTGGATTTTTGCATATTTTTGCTTTATCCGGTGAAATTACACCAACTTGTTTTAAACCAGAGAACTTAGGTATTCAAAATTTGACTGCAACAAGTGTAGATTTAACTTGGACAAGCGCAGGAAATACGTTTGATATTAAATGGGGGCAAAGAGGTTTTAACGTTGCTACAGCTGGAACATTAGTCACTGGTTTTGCCAATGGAGGAACACTTTCTGGGTTAACTGCAGATATGGATTACGACTATTATGTACGCCGTGATTGTGGTGCTGTAGATGGAGTAAGTGCCTGGGCAGGTCCTTTTCAATTTAGAACAGGATATTGTATACCAATAGGAGCACAAAATAACGCAGACGAGATTAGAAACTTTAAATTATCAAATTTAAATAACAATTCAAATGCCTCTGAAGGAACAGATGGATATAAAGATTATTCAGGAACAGTTGAACCAGCAATACTAGAAATAGGAGAGGCCTATATTGCTTCTTTGACCAGTGGAACTGGAACTGGAAATCATGGGGCTGCGATTTGGATTGACTATAATAATAATCTTGTTTTCGAAGCAAATGAAAAAGTTAGTGTCATTGCCAGTACTATTGCCTCTAGTACTACTGCCAATTTTCCTAGTTTTACTGTTCCTGCAACTGTACAACCAGGCATATACCGATTAAGAGTACAATATCACTACCTTAAAGGAGGTGCTGATTTAGATCCTTGTAGATTAACGTCTCAGTTTGGTGAAACTGAAGATTATGCGGTTCAAATTATACCACCACCTACTTGTTTTCCGCCTTTGAATATAAAGGTAAAAAGGATTACTAAAAATTCAGCACAAGTCGTTTGGGATGCGCCTATACTGGGAACTCCACCTGCTTTAGGTTACAAAATTGAAGTAAGAACCAGTGGACGTCCAGGTGACGCTACAGGGCTAGTTCGTACCCTAACTACTACTAATTTATCAGAAACCCTAACAGGTTTAAATAGTGAAACAGAATACCTTATCTATGTTCAATCGCTTTGTGCTGCAACAGATGAAAGTACTTGGAGTCGAATATCTTTTACTACGTTATGTGAGCATCCTGATTATGAATTAACAACAAGTACTACAGATTTATCTTTCTGTGGTTCTAGTGAGGTTACTTTAACTGTAGATACACAAGGAATCGTGAATTGGTATAATTCAGAAACATCAACGACTCCTATACATACAGGAAATACCTACACAACTACGGTTGCAGCAACTTCTTCCTTTTGGTATGAAGTTGTTTCAGAGGAAACAACAACTACAATTCCAACAGGTCCTTTAAATGCTGAAGCAGTAAGTACATCCTCAGGCAATTGGGGGAGTGAATATGATGTTTACTTTACCGTTTTAAAAGCAACAACATTAAGAAGTATTGATATTTATCCTACTACTGCAGGTCAAACAGGTAGTATGACGTTTAAACAAAGAGGGGCGACAGGTTCTGCTACAGTTGGGACAATTAATTATACTACAGTTGGCGAAGGAAGAACTGAAAAACAAGTAGTTCCTATAAATATACAATTAGTACCTGGAACCTATGCAATAACGACCAGTTTACCATCAAGTGGACTTATGAGAAATACTAGTGGCGCGTCCTATCCTTATAGTTCAGAAATAGCTTCTATTACAGGTAATGGATTCCTATCTTCTTATTATATGGGCTATTATAACTGGCTTTTTGAAACTCCATGTAAATCTCTACGAGAAGAAGTGGTGGTTACAGTAATAGAACCTCAAATTATTACGAGCGCAGTAGTAGATCCTACAGCAACGGGAGGATCAACCTTACATATTGCTTCAACAGCTGAGTTATTTACTATAGAATATGGATTGACTGGTTTTGAAAGAGGAGAAGGCACGAGTGTATCGGATATAGAACATCCGTATGTATTTCAAAGTTTACGTGCACATACAACTTATGATGTATATGTACAAGCACTACCTTGTGGTATTTGGTATGGTCCTGTGACATTTACAACAGAAGGGGCAACAGATACGCAAGTTATTACAGCAACAGACGTAGTTAAAAACTATGGGGATGAAGCTTTTACTCCTGGAGAATCTGATAGTGGTTTGCCTCTATCCTATACGATTGAAAATGAGAGTATAGCTGTGGTTGAAAATGGAGAATTGGTAATTAAAGGAGCAGGAACAACCCGAGTTACAGTGAGCCAAGAAGGAGATTCACAATATTTACCTGCTGAAGATGTAATCTTTACCTTAACAGTAAACAAGGCCATGTTAACGGTTACTGCAGACAGTGATCAACAGAAAGAATATGGAGAAACGGATCCAACTCTAACCTATACCGTGGAAGGATTTAAATATGCAGATGATCAAGATGTTCTTCTAAATGGTTTGAGTAGAAATCCAGGAGAGAATCTTGGAATTTATCCAATTACACAAGGGAATTTACAAGGAGGACCAAACTATACTATTACCTTTGTTGAAGCTACTTTTGAAATTACAAAAGCAACTTTAACCGTATCCGCAGATGCTTTAACGAAATTATACGGTGATGCAGATCCTGTGTTAACTTATACTGTTGCAGGAGCAAGGTTTAATGATGATCAAATTGTTGCAGGTCAATTAGCACGTGAAACAGGGGAGAATGTAGGTACATACACCATTAATCAAGGTGGTTTACACGTAATAAATCCAAATTATGTTTTGGTTTATGAAGAAAATCAATTCCGCATTGATCCTGCCATCTTAACTATTAACCCAACAGCAGGCCTATTCAAAACATATGGCGCAGTTGATCCTGTATTAACATTTATAGCTACAGGCTTTAAATTTAACGATACACAAGAGACGACATTGAATGGAGTTATTGAAAGAGTAGCGGGTGAAAATGTTGGACTATACGCTTACGAACAAGGTAGTTTAAGCTCAGCTTTAGGTAATTATACTTTTGTGATCCTCAATGAAAGTAAATTTGAAATTAAACCTGCACCAATAACTGTCCATGTAAATGAGAATCAACAAAAAACATTTGGACAAGCAGATCCACTTTTAACTTATACAATAGAAGGATTACAACGTGGAGAGCAACAGTCACAAGTCATGTCAGGTCGTTTAGCACGTCAGGTAGGTGAAGCGATCGGACTTTATCCAATTGAACAAGGAACGTTAGCACCAAGAAATAACTATAATATCGAAACATTTGTATCAGCAGATTTTGAAATTGTCAGCGGAACGATTACAGGTTTGTCTTTACCTTCGCGTACTGTTGGCTATGATGGAACTGCAAAATCACTAGAAGTACAAGGAAATATACCGGAAGATGCCGTTATTACTTATACAAATAACAACCAAGTACAAGTTGGAGTCTATAACGTAACTGCACGTGTTGATTTTGGACCAAATTATGATTTACTTACTTTACAAGCGGTATTAACAATCGTTAAAGCTGATCAAGTCATTGATTTTGAACCTCCAGTAACAGTATTACTAGAAGATACTCCAACGTTACAACTTGTAGCTACTGCTAGTTCCTCTTTACCTGTTTCATTCAGTATTGATTACGTTGAAGATAGAGAAATTGCAACCGTTACTGAATCAGGATTAATTACATTCTTACGTCCTGGATTTGTTACAGTTACAGCTAGACAAGCAGGAAATGAAAACTACAATGCAGCGGCGGCAGTATCCCGTACGATTGAAGTAGTGAGTAAAAATACAGATATTTTAAACTTAATCGTTGATGGAGTTTCTTATGGTAGAGTTGAAAAAGAAGTATTGGTAACAATCGGATGTGAATCACAACAAAAAAGTGTACTAATTGAAGTGGAAACAACAGAGGGTACAATAGTAACACCTGGAAAAAACATTGTAGTTGAAGTTCCTGAGTATGGACAATATGAGCAAATGATTAAAGTACAATCGGCCTATGGAACGAGTGAAACCTATAAGGTAATTATTGATAAGCGCATTCCTACTGATAAGATTGTCTATCAGAAATACAACAATGTACTGTTAGTAAACAACAATAAGCAAACGAATACAGGCTATGTATTCACAGCCTATCAGTGGTTTAAAAATGGAGAAGGTATTGGAACAGGACAATCGTATTCAGCGGGTAATAATTATGGTGATGTTTTAGAAGTTGGTGCGACCTATCATGTGGAATTGACTTTACAAAATGGCAAAAAAATAACAAGTTGTCCTATTTACATTGAAGCGCCAACTAGTAGTGAATTAGCTGTTTATCCGAATCCAGTGAAGCGAAATCAACGTTTACATGTTCAATTTGATCAAACCATCCAAGAAACGTCAAGTTATGTGATCTATGATTTAAAAGGACAAATGATTCAAAGAGGAGAATTACAACGTGGAAACTCAAGTATTGATCTTCCGGCAACAGTAGCTTCAGGTTCTTATTTCTTAGTGTTAAAAACAGATAATGGACAGCAAAACGTTCAGTTTATCGTGAGAGAATAA
- a CDS encoding lipocalin family protein: MKKTLLFAALAVLGLGAVGCSSDDSSSKQYHNEIQGEWIEVKTLFLDKDRKIIAEEIATDNEGCGFDEVEFTGNTLISKSPFRLGEGADCQVETEEIEFTLSGRIMTVKIQEGEEIEELKSTIIEVTASTLTIESSNIDGYFPDEVKYIQTKHSKKVTL, encoded by the coding sequence ATGAAAAAAACACTACTATTTGCAGCCCTAGCTGTGTTAGGTCTAGGGGCCGTGGGTTGTTCTAGCGATGATAGTTCATCAAAGCAATATCACAATGAAATTCAAGGTGAATGGATTGAAGTAAAAACGCTCTTTTTAGATAAGGATAGAAAAATAATTGCTGAAGAAATAGCCACAGACAATGAGGGATGTGGATTCGATGAGGTTGAATTTACAGGAAATACATTAATCAGCAAATCACCTTTTAGATTAGGAGAAGGAGCGGATTGTCAAGTAGAGACTGAAGAAATTGAATTTACTTTATCAGGTAGAATTATGACCGTAAAAATTCAAGAAGGAGAAGAAATTGAAGAATTAAAAAGTACAATTATTGAGGTAACTGCATCGACATTAACTATTGAATCTTCAAATATAGATGGTTATTTTCCAGATGAAGTAAAATACATCCAAACCAAACATAGTAAAAAAGTTACCCTTTAA
- a CDS encoding lipocalin family protein: protein MGLGTVACSSDDNSSPNYQNDILGEWKEVKTTYLDKDRKVVDEETASTNDGCGVDEIEFKSNTILFKFPFKTYDTKECKVDMDEDTYTISGKTITSVYFDGDERIENKIEIIELTKTKLILESSDIEEEFEDGTVYIRTEYSKK from the coding sequence TTGGGTTTAGGAACAGTAGCATGTTCAAGTGATGACAATTCATCTCCTAACTATCAAAATGATATTTTAGGCGAATGGAAAGAAGTAAAAACTACTTATCTAGATAAAGATAGAAAAGTAGTAGATGAAGAGACAGCTTCTACTAATGATGGATGTGGTGTAGATGAAATTGAGTTTAAAAGCAATACCATTTTATTCAAGTTTCCATTCAAAACCTACGATACTAAAGAATGTAAAGTAGATATGGATGAAGATACGTATACAATTTCAGGGAAAACGATTACTTCTGTTTACTTTGATGGAGATGAACGTATAGAAAATAAAATTGAAATCATAGAACTTACAAAAACAAAATTAATCCTTGAATCTAGCGATATTGAGGAGGAATTTGAAGATGGAACTGTTTATATTAGAACAGAATATAGCAAAAAATAA
- a CDS encoding lipocalin-like domain-containing protein, with product MKKLFLVAVVAVLGLASVGCTSDDNSSSNFDTAIQGVWKESRTLYLGKNDKVIDEDEAYDEGCGLDELEFKDKTLISRSFFLDGTDCEKEEYTTTYSIKGDMIYANKTGESAKIIELTATKLVILGEFINDDDIPVVGEFRKASSYEDIEKVHVVYLRK from the coding sequence ATGAAAAAATTATTTTTAGTAGCTGTTGTTGCAGTTTTAGGATTGGCTTCAGTTGGATGTACAAGTGATGATAATAGTTCATCGAACTTTGATACAGCTATTCAAGGTGTTTGGAAAGAATCAAGAACACTTTATTTAGGCAAAAACGATAAGGTAATTGATGAAGATGAAGCTTATGATGAAGGATGTGGCTTAGATGAATTAGAATTTAAAGACAAGACATTGATTTCTAGATCTTTCTTCCTGGATGGAACAGATTGTGAGAAAGAGGAGTATACAACTACCTACTCCATCAAAGGAGATATGATTTATGCTAATAAAACAGGAGAAAGTGCGAAGATTATTGAGTTAACAGCAACTAAATTAGTTATATTGGGAGAATTCATTAATGATGACGATATACCTGTAGTAGGAGAATTTAGAAAAGCATCATCATATGAAGATATCGAAAAAGTACACGTAGTGTATTTGAGAAAATAA
- a CDS encoding helix-turn-helix domain-containing protein, with the protein MNPIEEIKTYAFNPLPVEIEVKDLAFIRQVPHIVGQPHKAQFYQMIWVKTGSLTCCIDFERITIQANQLLIIAAGQICEFDGTTAYTGQLVLFTASFFTRTEEDANFLHTTEILSLVTTNKIVSVSACIIEHLFVLLEKELANKADSFQSAIAQNYLRIVLLEAERQVKPSSILTTNTITQDFYKAIETYFKENRNINYYAELLGVSEKKLTQEVKHSTGLTPKVCLDARVILEAKRLLSYSVLSSKELSFTLGFDEPTNFIKYFRKHTNLTPQAFRDNQRKKNQR; encoded by the coding sequence ATGAATCCAATAGAAGAAATCAAGACCTACGCATTCAATCCTTTACCTGTAGAGATAGAGGTGAAGGATCTTGCTTTTATTCGTCAAGTCCCACACATAGTAGGACAACCGCATAAAGCTCAGTTCTATCAAATGATATGGGTGAAAACAGGTAGCCTTACTTGCTGTATTGATTTTGAACGTATCACCATACAAGCAAATCAATTGCTTATTATTGCAGCAGGTCAAATTTGTGAATTTGATGGTACCACTGCCTATACTGGTCAATTAGTTCTATTTACAGCTTCTTTTTTTACGCGTACAGAAGAAGATGCTAATTTTTTGCATACAACCGAAATACTAAGCCTTGTTACAACAAACAAGATTGTGTCTGTTTCAGCCTGTATCATTGAACACCTTTTTGTGTTACTTGAAAAAGAATTAGCAAATAAAGCGGATTCCTTTCAATCGGCTATTGCACAAAACTATTTGAGAATTGTATTACTCGAAGCAGAAAGACAAGTGAAACCTTCTTCTATACTTACAACCAATACAATCACGCAAGATTTTTATAAGGCTATTGAAACCTATTTCAAAGAAAATAGAAATATCAACTATTATGCTGAACTACTAGGGGTATCAGAGAAAAAACTAACGCAAGAGGTGAAGCATTCGACGGGTTTAACCCCAAAAGTTTGTTTGGATGCCCGTGTAATTTTGGAAGCCAAACGCTTATTGAGCTATAGTGTTTTATCTAGCAAAGAATTGAGTTTTACACTAGGCTTTGATGAACCGACCAATTTTATTAAATATTTCCGCAAACACACCAATTTAACTCCCCAAGCATTTCGAGATAATCAACGGAAAAAGAATCAGCGCTAA
- a CDS encoding NAD(P)-dependent oxidoreductase: MKNIVLLGASGFVGTALLQEALQRDIQVTAVVRNPAKITIQHPNLTVVAGVIETAAQVAAWSKGKDAVISAYNPGWSNPNIYEETLRVYPIILEGVKQAGVNRLLVVGGAGTLFVQPGLRVVDSGAIPEAIMGGVQSLGEFYLNTLMQEKNIDWIFFSPAAHLEPGQRTGVYRLGKDDLLVDQNGASHISVEDYAKAMLDELEHPQHHQERFTIGY; the protein is encoded by the coding sequence ATGAAAAATATTGTATTACTAGGAGCAAGTGGATTTGTTGGTACGGCCCTTTTACAAGAGGCTTTACAACGCGATATCCAAGTAACAGCTGTAGTTAGAAATCCAGCAAAGATAACCATTCAACACCCAAATCTAACTGTTGTAGCAGGGGTAATCGAGACTGCAGCACAAGTAGCCGCTTGGAGTAAAGGAAAAGACGCTGTAATCAGTGCTTACAATCCAGGTTGGTCCAATCCCAATATATATGAAGAAACGTTAAGGGTATATCCTATTATTTTAGAAGGCGTCAAACAAGCAGGTGTAAATCGTTTGCTTGTTGTAGGAGGAGCTGGAACTTTATTTGTTCAGCCTGGTTTGCGTGTTGTAGATTCAGGAGCGATTCCTGAGGCTATTATGGGAGGGGTTCAGTCACTAGGCGAGTTTTATTTGAATACGTTAATGCAAGAGAAAAACATAGATTGGATTTTCTTTTCCCCAGCGGCTCATCTAGAACCAGGACAACGAACAGGTGTATATCGCTTAGGTAAAGATGACTTGTTAGTGGATCAAAATGGAGCAAGCCATATTTCAGTTGAAGATTATGCAAAAGCAATGCTCGATGAATTGGAACATCCACAGCATCACCAAGAACGCTTTACTATTGGGTATTAA
- a CDS encoding Crp/Fnr family transcriptional regulator, translated as MFERVDKKSAVSQSFIDTYRPYFKEQSYPAKTVLLEEGKIAHKIFWIKKGCMRVWMNKDGQEITFQFFLENSLVSSIESFWQGTASKFTLETIEPTIVWEAEKVAIQPLLEESLTQPVYRDLFIDVLFQRTFDYVNHSLSFVQSTPEERYLQLCQTRPELIQRIPQHYIASYIGISKVHLSRIKSKQLKR; from the coding sequence ATGTTCGAACGTGTTGATAAAAAATCCGCAGTTAGTCAATCCTTTATTGATACCTATCGTCCTTATTTTAAAGAACAATCGTATCCGGCTAAAACAGTCCTATTAGAAGAGGGTAAAATAGCCCATAAAATCTTTTGGATTAAAAAAGGATGTATGCGCGTTTGGATGAATAAGGATGGGCAAGAAATTACATTTCAGTTTTTCTTGGAGAATAGTTTAGTTTCTTCCATTGAGAGTTTTTGGCAAGGTACGGCTAGTAAATTTACGTTGGAAACAATTGAACCAACAATTGTGTGGGAAGCAGAAAAAGTAGCCATTCAACCTTTATTAGAAGAATCGCTAACACAACCCGTGTATAGAGATTTGTTTATTGATGTACTTTTTCAACGTACGTTTGACTATGTCAATCACAGTCTTTCCTTTGTTCAATCCACCCCAGAAGAGCGATACTTGCAGCTTTGTCAAACACGTCCTGAATTGATTCAACGAATTCCACAGCACTATATTGCGTCTTATATTGGCATTTCTAAAGTGCATTTGAGTCGAATTAAAAGCAAACAACTCAAACGATAA